In one window of Mobiluncus massiliensis DNA:
- the secG gene encoding preprotein translocase subunit SecG: MLFAFNIVAQVLLVITSLLLILSILMHKGQGGGMSDMFGGGLTSAMSSSGVGQRNLNILTVVVSLVWLFAIVLFAFTMDKPAAPDAKGNQMPTAPITAPANPTPALPTSPAPAQK, encoded by the coding sequence ATGTTATTTGCTTTCAACATCGTGGCACAGGTGCTTTTGGTCATCACTTCGTTGCTGCTGATTTTGTCCATTTTGATGCACAAGGGCCAAGGCGGCGGCATGTCCGATATGTTCGGCGGCGGCTTGACTTCGGCTATGTCTTCTTCCGGCGTGGGCCAGCGTAACCTGAATATTTTGACCGTCGTGGTGTCCCTGGTGTGGCTCTTTGCCATCGTGCTGTTCGCTTTCACCATGGATAAGCCGGCGGCGCCTGACGCCAAGGGAAATCAGATGCCTACTGCGCCCATTACGGCTCCGGCCAATCCGACCCCGGCTTTGCCGACCAGCCCCGCTCCGGCTCAAAAGTAA
- a CDS encoding AAA family ATPase: MFYRKAMDELQEWKDLSKGRSAVLIEGARRVGKSTLAEEFAKSAYKSHILIDFSKQNRDVEDIFTQNSNDFDRLSSLLSTYFDTRLYPRESLLVFDEVQMFPFARQMVKHLVADGRYDIVETGSLISLKQNVRDIVIPSEERTLELYPLDFEEFCLAQGSELLTNAIKEAFVKLQPLPNALHRKAQRLWREYLLVGGMPGVVDAYLPNLDFHEADSMKRDILSLYRKDIAKFTLGEESQVSTIFDAIAVQLSKHNKKFTFSTLGENMRWRNLEAAFFWLTDSRIVNLCHNVTDPTVGLSLSADPAVFKCFLGDTGLLVAQVFSDQKTTPNELYKEILFKKIGFNEGMLVENLVAQSLRANGHKLFFFSKNDRDSSKNTMEVDFLITGKSNKSARTKIHPIEVKSTSRYSTTSLDKFAAKFGKRVGTSYVLHPGQLKVTDTRIHLPLYMAFCL, from the coding sequence ATGTTTTACCGCAAGGCGATGGATGAGCTGCAGGAGTGGAAAGACCTTTCGAAAGGTCGTTCTGCGGTGCTGATTGAGGGGGCTCGTCGGGTGGGTAAAAGCACCTTGGCTGAAGAATTCGCCAAGTCTGCTTATAAGAGTCATATTCTCATCGATTTTTCTAAACAGAATCGTGATGTGGAAGACATATTTACTCAAAATTCTAACGATTTTGATCGTTTGAGTTCCTTGTTGTCGACGTATTTCGATACTCGGCTCTATCCCCGGGAATCACTGCTGGTTTTTGATGAAGTACAAATGTTTCCCTTTGCTCGGCAGATGGTGAAGCATCTGGTTGCGGATGGACGCTATGACATAGTAGAGACAGGTTCCTTAATCTCCCTCAAGCAGAATGTGCGCGACATCGTCATTCCCTCTGAGGAACGGACTTTGGAACTGTATCCCCTAGATTTTGAGGAATTTTGTTTGGCGCAAGGCAGCGAGTTGCTGACTAATGCCATAAAAGAAGCATTCGTGAAATTACAGCCCTTACCTAATGCTTTACACCGTAAGGCGCAACGGTTATGGCGTGAATACCTGCTGGTAGGAGGGATGCCCGGGGTTGTGGATGCCTATCTGCCAAATCTGGACTTTCATGAAGCCGACAGCATGAAACGCGATATTTTAAGCCTGTATCGTAAGGATATTGCCAAATTTACTCTAGGTGAGGAAAGCCAGGTTAGTACCATATTTGATGCGATTGCAGTACAGCTGTCTAAACACAACAAGAAGTTCACTTTTTCGACCCTGGGTGAAAATATGCGTTGGCGTAACTTAGAGGCAGCCTTTTTCTGGTTGACGGATTCCCGCATTGTGAATCTGTGCCATAATGTGACCGACCCTACAGTGGGTTTGAGTCTCAGTGCAGATCCGGCAGTTTTCAAATGTTTTCTGGGGGATACCGGTCTGCTTGTTGCGCAAGTGTTTTCCGATCAGAAGACCACGCCGAACGAACTCTATAAAGAAATCCTGTTCAAAAAAATAGGTTTCAATGAGGGGATGTTGGTGGAAAACCTGGTGGCTCAGTCACTACGTGCGAATGGACATAAATTGTTCTTCTTCTCTAAGAATGACCGGGATAGCAGTAAAAATACGATGGAAGTGGATTTCCTCATCACCGGAAAAAGCAACAAATCCGCGCGAACGAAAATCCACCCTATTGAAGTAAAAAGTACCTCACGGTATTCCACAACGTCTCTGGATAAGTTTGCTGCAAAATTCGGAAAGCGGGTCGGTACCTCCTATGTCTTGCATCCCGGTCAACTCAAAGTTACCGACACGCGCATCCATTTACCGCTCTACATGGCATTTTGTCTATAG
- the tkt gene encoding transketolase has protein sequence MTFVASELDKQAIKAAKALAADAVENAGNGHPGTPISLAPAAYLLYQYVMRSDPADPWWLGRDRFVLSAGHASALQYVQLFLAGYGIELEDLKKFRQAGGLLTGHPEYRHQPGVEVTTGPLGTGIAAAVGMAMEQRRLRGLLDPDAAPGESPFDHHIYVVSGDGCLQEGISYEAMSLAGTQELGNLIYLYDENRISIEDDIEIAFTEDIRARFESQGWHYQEVSWLQDDGSYVENLEALFAAFEAAKAETHKPSIIKLRTIIGWPSPNKQNQGGIHGSALGTSELEGLKTALGLDPTKMFNVPAEIVAATRENVARRAREFRAEWDPRFAAWQQSHPQQAALLKRLQDGELPADVESALPQFEPGSAIATRAASGKVINALAGVLPELWGGSADLAGSNNTAIADEPSFAPADRATKAWTNVSEWGRNLHFGVREHAMAGILNGIATSGLTRPYAGTFLVFSDFMRGAVRLSALMKLPVTYVWTHDSIGVGEDGPTHQPVETLTSLRAIPDLAVVRPSDGAETAYAWLEIMRRRGPAGLALSRQKLPNPARGADTGLASANNVARGGYVLKDFGDNPAVILLATGSEVALALQAGEQLAQEGVAARVVSLPCLEWFEEQDAAYRESVLPASIRARVSIEAGLAMPWYRYLGDAGVAVSVETFGTPASGADNFAHFGFTVENVVAKAKESMAKA, from the coding sequence ATGACATTTGTGGCAAGTGAACTGGACAAACAGGCGATTAAAGCCGCCAAGGCTCTGGCGGCAGACGCGGTAGAAAACGCCGGTAACGGACACCCGGGAACCCCAATTTCTTTGGCTCCCGCCGCTTACCTGCTCTACCAGTATGTGATGCGCAGCGATCCGGCAGACCCCTGGTGGCTGGGCCGCGATCGTTTCGTTCTCAGTGCCGGGCACGCCTCGGCTCTGCAATACGTGCAGCTGTTCCTGGCTGGCTACGGGATAGAGCTGGAGGACCTGAAAAAGTTCCGTCAAGCGGGCGGGCTGTTGACCGGACACCCCGAATACCGTCACCAGCCCGGTGTGGAAGTCACTACTGGGCCCTTGGGCACCGGCATAGCGGCCGCGGTCGGCATGGCGATGGAACAGCGCCGTCTGCGCGGGCTGCTGGACCCGGACGCAGCCCCCGGCGAAAGCCCCTTCGACCATCACATTTATGTGGTGTCCGGGGACGGCTGCCTGCAGGAAGGCATCAGCTACGAGGCGATGTCTCTGGCGGGTACTCAGGAACTCGGAAACCTCATCTATCTATATGACGAAAACCGGATTTCTATCGAGGACGATATTGAGATTGCCTTCACTGAGGATATTCGCGCCCGGTTTGAATCCCAGGGTTGGCACTACCAAGAAGTGTCCTGGCTGCAAGACGACGGGTCTTACGTGGAAAACCTGGAGGCTCTGTTTGCCGCTTTCGAGGCCGCAAAAGCCGAAACTCACAAACCCTCGATTATTAAGTTGCGTACCATTATTGGCTGGCCCTCGCCGAACAAACAGAATCAGGGCGGCATTCACGGCTCCGCTCTGGGCACTTCAGAGCTGGAGGGTCTCAAGACCGCGCTGGGACTGGACCCCACTAAGATGTTCAACGTTCCTGCCGAAATTGTCGCTGCGACCAGGGAAAACGTCGCGAGGCGCGCCCGGGAATTCCGGGCTGAGTGGGATCCACGCTTTGCCGCCTGGCAGCAATCCCACCCGCAGCAGGCCGCGTTGCTGAAACGTCTGCAGGATGGAGAGCTGCCCGCCGATGTGGAGTCGGCGCTGCCGCAGTTCGAGCCCGGCAGCGCAATCGCCACCCGCGCCGCCTCCGGCAAAGTCATCAACGCTTTGGCTGGCGTGCTGCCGGAGTTGTGGGGCGGCAGCGCGGACCTGGCAGGCTCCAACAACACCGCCATCGCCGATGAACCGTCTTTTGCTCCCGCCGACCGTGCCACGAAGGCGTGGACGAACGTCAGCGAATGGGGACGCAACCTGCACTTCGGGGTGCGCGAGCACGCTATGGCAGGGATTCTCAACGGCATCGCCACCAGCGGTTTAACCCGTCCCTACGCGGGGACTTTCCTGGTGTTCTCGGACTTTATGCGCGGGGCGGTGCGCCTCTCAGCACTGATGAAGCTGCCGGTCACTTACGTATGGACCCACGACTCTATCGGGGTCGGCGAGGACGGACCGACTCACCAGCCGGTAGAGACGCTGACCAGCTTGCGCGCCATTCCGGACCTGGCGGTGGTACGTCCCTCGGACGGCGCGGAAACCGCGTATGCCTGGTTAGAGATTATGCGGCGGCGCGGCCCGGCCGGTTTGGCGTTGAGCCGTCAAAAGCTGCCCAATCCCGCGCGCGGGGCGGACACCGGCTTGGCCAGCGCGAACAATGTGGCGCGCGGCGGTTACGTGCTGAAGGACTTTGGGGACAATCCCGCGGTCATTTTGCTGGCGACGGGTTCCGAAGTCGCTCTGGCTTTGCAGGCCGGAGAACAGCTGGCTCAGGAGGGCGTGGCGGCTCGGGTCGTTTCCCTGCCGTGCTTGGAGTGGTTTGAGGAACAGGACGCGGCCTATCGGGAATCGGTTTTGCCCGCGTCAATCCGCGCCCGGGTGTCTATCGAAGCCGGACTGGCGATGCCGTGGTATCGCTATCTGGGAGATGCGGGAGTAGCCGTCTCGGTGGAAACGTTCGGTACTCCGGCAAGCGGTGCGGATAACTTTGCCCACTTCGGTTTCACCGTGGAAAACGTGGTTGCGAAAGCGAAAGAAAGTATGGCGAAAGCCTAG
- a CDS encoding tyrosine recombinase: MGSRPAPDFVYPERLDPHPYLDYLAVERGASPHTVAAYTRDLRRYVAFLVANGVKSLDEVTLPVLEAFVRALEAGFGDYAAVAPSSARRVIASVRSWHRYAYETGAARSNPTKGIAPAKVSAHLPTVLTVEEVQALLEAASAPGDDNALRDRALLEFLYATGARISEAVNLAVDDIDLDEEIPLVRLFGKGRKERLSMLGHLAKDALEAYLVRVRPRLAEKGHSQGRVFLNTLGRPLSRQSAWAIIQAAAQRAQITVPVGPHTLRHCFATHLLQGGADVRAVQELLGHASVTTTQIYTKVSNDMLREVYASAHPRARW, from the coding sequence ATGGGCTCGCGACCTGCCCCCGATTTTGTGTATCCGGAACGGCTGGACCCCCACCCCTACTTGGACTATCTGGCGGTGGAGCGCGGCGCTTCCCCGCATACCGTAGCGGCCTATACTCGGGACCTGCGGCGTTACGTGGCATTCCTGGTCGCTAACGGTGTCAAAAGTCTCGATGAGGTGACCTTGCCGGTTTTGGAGGCGTTTGTGCGTGCCCTAGAAGCGGGTTTCGGCGACTATGCCGCGGTGGCGCCGTCCTCGGCACGCCGGGTTATCGCCAGCGTGCGCTCCTGGCATCGCTATGCTTACGAAACCGGCGCGGCTCGCTCTAATCCGACAAAAGGCATCGCTCCAGCCAAGGTCAGCGCCCACCTGCCCACGGTGTTGACCGTGGAGGAAGTCCAAGCCCTGCTGGAGGCCGCTAGTGCGCCCGGCGACGACAATGCGTTGCGGGATCGGGCGTTGCTGGAGTTCCTCTACGCGACGGGAGCCCGGATTTCTGAGGCGGTTAATCTGGCGGTTGACGATATAGACCTCGATGAGGAGATCCCGCTGGTGCGTCTGTTTGGCAAGGGCCGCAAGGAGCGCCTGTCCATGTTGGGCCACCTCGCTAAAGATGCTCTGGAAGCGTACCTGGTCCGGGTACGCCCGCGTTTGGCAGAAAAAGGTCATTCACAAGGGCGGGTCTTTTTGAATACGTTGGGTCGGCCTCTCAGTCGGCAAAGTGCCTGGGCGATTATCCAGGCCGCGGCGCAGCGCGCCCAGATTACTGTTCCGGTTGGTCCTCATACTCTGCGGCATTGTTTTGCCACGCACCTGTTGCAAGGCGGCGCGGACGTCCGCGCGGTGCAGGAGCTGCTGGGTCACGCCTCGGTCACCACCACCCAGATTTACACGAAAGTCTCGAACGACATGCTCCGGGAAGTATACGCTTCGGCACACCCTCGTGCGCGATGGTGA